From Woronichinia naegeliana WA131, the proteins below share one genomic window:
- a CDS encoding ion channel, producing the protein MKSQNWYDRLSRSWQRFLVNPYQHLFWSLILFFLVFIVVDENNIIGRISLIILFLVTVLFVIETFKIQRKFLNIFRAIAVLSFIFSLVAIILDYRNNKILYFLGQVIDLIFIVTAVFLIVQKIFSDTKVTGDTLRGGISVYLMLGIVWYLIYQIILTIIPQAFVGDFKGDISSCQIFYFSFVTLTTVGYGDILPAHKATMIMSNLEAIVGQLYPAVIIARLVSSYTVENSNNK; encoded by the coding sequence ATGAAATCTCAAAATTGGTATGACAGACTTTCTCGATCCTGGCAACGATTTCTGGTCAATCCCTATCAGCATTTATTTTGGTCATTGATTCTGTTTTTTTTGGTTTTTATTGTTGTAGATGAAAACAATATTATCGGACGAATTAGTTTAATCATCCTATTTTTAGTAACGGTTTTATTTGTCATTGAAACCTTTAAAATACAACGAAAATTTTTAAATATTTTTAGAGCGATCGCAGTTTTATCTTTTATTTTTAGTTTAGTGGCAATTATTTTAGATTATAGAAATAACAAGATACTTTATTTTTTGGGTCAAGTAATTGATTTAATTTTTATCGTGACTGCGGTTTTTCTTATTGTCCAAAAAATATTTTCTGACACCAAAGTAACAGGAGATACCCTGCGCGGGGGAATTAGTGTTTATTTAATGTTAGGAATTGTCTGGTATCTAATTTATCAAATCATTTTGACAATTATTCCTCAAGCCTTTGTGGGAGACTTTAAGGGAGATATCAGTAGTTGTCAAATCTTTTATTTTAGTTTTGTAACTTTAACAACGGTCGGTTATGGAGATATTTTACCCGCTCATAAAGCAACCATGATTATGTCAAATTTAGAGGCGATCGTCGGTCAACTTTATCCAGCCGTTATTATTGCGAGACTCGTGAGTTCATATACTGTCGAAAATTCTAATAATAAGTAA
- a CDS encoding DUF4435 domain-containing protein: MREYIQQNPNRWADQIRLRRDAFAGVFLIVEGHSDKLVYSNFVNSETCEFVISDGKEQALNTIKILDNDKFTGVFAVVDADFDRLENNLPESPNILLTDDHDLEVMILKTPALEKVIKERGSEEKTKDNNIREILLKIGQEIGYLRWISQKNNLSLRFEGLDFGKFIKKDTLEIDYSDLIKTIKDHSQKQSLVNQEIEEKIEILRNKEHDPSQVCCGHDIMQILSLALCKAWGTCKPTDVKAENLERDLRLAYERSYFYQTQLYFLIQNWQNTNVPYQVLNAIASE, translated from the coding sequence ATGAGAGAGTACATTCAACAAAATCCTAATAGATGGGCGGATCAAATTCGATTACGAAGGGATGCTTTTGCTGGAGTATTTCTTATTGTTGAAGGCCACAGTGATAAATTAGTGTACAGTAATTTTGTGAATTCTGAAACTTGTGAATTTGTGATCTCCGATGGTAAAGAACAAGCACTTAATACGATAAAAATTTTGGACAATGATAAATTTACAGGAGTATTCGCTGTTGTTGATGCTGATTTTGATCGCCTAGAAAATAATCTTCCTGAAAGTCCCAACATTTTATTAACGGATGATCATGATTTAGAAGTGATGATACTAAAAACACCTGCATTAGAAAAAGTAATTAAAGAAAGAGGCAGTGAAGAAAAAACCAAAGACAACAATATTAGAGAAATTTTGTTAAAAATAGGTCAAGAAATTGGTTATTTACGTTGGATATCTCAGAAAAACAATTTGTCTTTACGATTTGAAGGTTTAGATTTTGGTAAATTTATCAAAAAAGATACATTAGAAATCGATTACTCAGATCTTATAAAAACCATTAAAGATCATTCTCAAAAACAATCATTAGTTAATCAAGAAATTGAAGAAAAGATTGAAATACTTAGGAATAAAGAACACGATCCCTCGCAAGTTTGTTGTGGTCACGATATTATGCAGATTTTATCATTAGCACTCTGTAAAGCTTGGGGAACTTGTAAGCCAACAGATGTCAAAGCCGAGAATTTGGAAAGAGATCTCAGGTTAGCTTATGAAAGATCCTATTTTTATCAGACTCAACTTTATTTTCTAATTCAAAACTGGCAAAATACAAATGTCCCTTATCAAGTCCTAAATGCGATCGCATCAGAATAA
- a CDS encoding AAA family ATPase, translated as MRIKQISITKLFGIFDHVIPLNLDERITIIHGINGVGKTSILRLINGLFNGQYSELLIIPFQEIKIDFDFNTSICLKQNAKTFSNSITDELGFKSIIREVVYKIEENNENSEWLYLDNLIIQSDIKNSNYTLLKLDDLRKITENADSDFVGTLSLNKIQSLELIKLVELKEKELKKIGKSKLEIIQKSIFLYFIECQRLINNKSNTLTDNIVIHYAFDLTNKIQTQNTEYGKLSQSLDRTFPIRVIQKKASNDLTEKQLRQKLVYLETKRHQLINVGLLEKTEDSNFPITDNLDESTRKLLSLYVEDTEKKLNVFSDFAYRLEVFQRIINQRFTHKTLVIDQDKGFILKTSQDEVLSPTDLSSGEQHELVMLYELLFKVKPGSLIFIDEPEISLHVGWQVKFLEDLQEIVKLADIDILLATHSPDIINGRWDLTIELKGLSNERVHSTKS; from the coding sequence ATGAGAATTAAACAGATTTCAATTACAAAACTATTTGGCATTTTTGACCATGTAATTCCTCTCAATTTAGATGAAAGAATAACAATTATTCATGGAATTAATGGTGTTGGAAAAACTTCAATTTTAAGATTAATAAATGGATTATTTAATGGTCAATATTCAGAACTACTTATCATTCCATTCCAAGAAATAAAAATTGATTTTGACTTTAATACTTCAATTTGTTTAAAACAAAACGCCAAGACTTTTTCAAACTCAATAACTGATGAATTAGGGTTTAAATCCATTATCAGAGAAGTGGTTTATAAGATAGAAGAAAATAACGAAAACAGCGAATGGCTTTATCTTGATAATTTAATAATTCAATCAGATATTAAAAATTCTAATTACACATTATTGAAATTAGACGATTTGCGCAAAATAACAGAAAATGCAGATAGTGACTTTGTGGGAACTTTAAGTCTAAATAAAATTCAATCGCTGGAACTTATAAAGTTAGTTGAGCTTAAAGAAAAAGAACTTAAAAAGATAGGGAAAAGTAAATTGGAAATAATTCAGAAATCAATTTTTTTATATTTTATAGAATGCCAACGTCTTATTAATAATAAATCTAATACTTTAACCGATAACATTGTTATTCACTATGCTTTTGATTTGACTAATAAAATTCAAACACAAAATACTGAATATGGTAAGCTTTCGCAGTCATTAGACAGAACGTTTCCTATCAGAGTCATACAAAAAAAAGCCTCCAATGATCTAACAGAAAAACAATTAAGGCAAAAACTTGTTTACTTAGAAACAAAGCGTCACCAATTAATTAATGTTGGTCTTCTAGAAAAAACAGAAGATTCCAATTTTCCAATCACTGATAATCTTGATGAATCAACTCGTAAATTACTATCTTTATATGTTGAAGATACAGAAAAAAAACTGAATGTTTTTAGTGATTTTGCCTATAGATTAGAGGTTTTTCAAAGAATCATTAACCAACGATTTACTCATAAGACTTTAGTTATTGATCAAGACAAAGGTTTTATTTTAAAAACTAGCCAAGATGAAGTTTTATCTCCTACAGATTTATCTTCAGGAGAACAACATGAGTTAGTCATGCTTTATGAATTATTATTTAAAGTTAAGCCTGGTTCTCTAATTTTTATTGATGAACCTGAAATATCTCTTCATGTTGGTTGGCAAGTCAAATTCTTAGAAGACTTACAAGAAATTGTAAAATTAGCCGATATTGACATTTTATTGGCAACCCACTCTCCTGATATTATTAATGGACGCTGGGATTTAACTATTGAATTAAAGGGATTAAGTAATGAGAGAGTACATTCAACAAAATCCTAA
- a CDS encoding DUF5615 family PIN-like protein, translated as MDVHIPQAITVQLRRRKVDVLTAFDDDTQKLPDSELLTRVTELNRVLFTQDIRFRVLAQTWQQEGKIFSGLIFGHQLGGTIGQFVKDLEFIAKASDLEDWVNMVEYIPFK; from the coding sequence ATGGATGTACATATTCCCCAAGCTATTACCGTACAACTTCGGCGGCGAAAAGTTGATGTTTTGACTGCTTTTGACGATGACACTCAAAAGTTGCCTGATTCCGAATTATTAACAAGAGTGACAGAACTGAATCGAGTTTTATTTACTCAGGATATCCGTTTTCGAGTGTTGGCACAAACCTGGCAGCAAGAGGGAAAGATTTTTTCGGGTTTAATTTTTGGTCATCAGCTTGGCGGTACAATTGGTCAATTTGTCAAAGATTTAGAATTTATTGCTAAAGCCTCAGACCTAGAAGATTGGGTAAATATGGTTGAGTATATCCCTTTTAAATAG
- a CDS encoding DUF433 domain-containing protein gives MLTVNYPHITKLKNSSACLERFPRIRVAQIVMDYLAYGWSVEEMCHQHPYLSLAEAHAAMAYYFDHQEEIDTEIREEWEQTQLEMNQSVSSPFYVRMKARGLL, from the coding sequence ATGTTAACTGTTAACTATCCCCATATCACTAAACTCAAAAATTCCTCCGCTTGTTTAGAACGTTTTCCCCGTATTCGCGTCGCACAAATTGTGATGGATTATCTTGCCTACGGTTGGTCAGTAGAAGAAATGTGTCACCAGCATCCCTATCTTTCCCTTGCAGAAGCCCATGCGGCCATGGCTTATTACTTCGACCATCAAGAAGAAATTGATACTGAAATTCGGGAGGAGTGGGAGCAAACCCAACTAGAAATGAATCAATCGGTGTCTTCTCCTTTTTATGTTCGGATGAAAGCTAGAGGTTTATTATAA
- a CDS encoding cold shock domain-containing protein — MSYHIDKDKYLDARIEGIVIKLIPERKAGWIKVVHENQDFYFVKSQLIGIIFEHLSVGDQVQFIPYHSPDRDLSFANKIILSKPIVHKDERLIGRISRIFEDQNYGFIKVDDNNADRYFKAQELTNREFADLKIGERVSFIERISKQNARFANKIIVIDSSEDEQESNRNFTPITSNSRYEGYVKNIIEEKQSGWIFLKEQNEDIYFVSTQLKNIEYKDIRVNDKVAFNIGLSHDGKKFANKISLISNDNDNNVFENLTEPLIEKIEIDPVLDLISQQIIQVFSNIQQITNPFEFENGVFLLLRCIGIHSLYQYDSKNQAGRGDGFFIIGNLAVMYDCTLREQFEDFKKDQIENYVNKIDQSQITFELKKPNGSTYTKTVKIAGKNRQVWIITKGKSREISDYGNVKVKEIGVNDLIWLFNIRLRSNIIEEEDLSSNFLSCLEKIDFKKSN; from the coding sequence ATGTCCTATCACATTGATAAAGATAAATATTTAGATGCTCGAATAGAAGGGATAGTTATCAAGCTTATTCCAGAGAGAAAGGCGGGCTGGATAAAAGTAGTGCACGAGAATCAGGACTTCTACTTTGTCAAAAGTCAACTAATTGGCATTATTTTTGAGCATCTTTCTGTTGGGGATCAAGTACAGTTTATTCCCTACCATAGTCCTGATAGAGACTTAAGTTTCGCAAATAAAATTATTTTGTCGAAGCCAATTGTTCATAAAGACGAGAGATTAATTGGGCGTATAAGTCGTATTTTTGAAGATCAAAACTATGGCTTTATTAAGGTTGATGATAACAATGCAGATCGCTACTTTAAAGCACAAGAGTTAACAAATAGAGAATTTGCAGACTTGAAAATTGGTGAACGGGTAAGTTTTATTGAAAGAATATCAAAGCAAAATGCTAGATTTGCAAATAAAATAATTGTCATTGACTCTAGTGAAGATGAACAGGAAAGTAATAGAAACTTTACTCCTATAACTTCAAATTCAAGGTATGAAGGTTATGTAAAAAACATTATAGAGGAAAAACAATCTGGTTGGATTTTTTTAAAAGAGCAAAATGAAGATATTTATTTTGTTTCCACGCAATTAAAAAACATAGAGTATAAAGATATTAGGGTCAATGATAAAGTTGCTTTTAATATTGGTCTTAGCCATGATGGTAAAAAATTCGCGAATAAAATTTCACTTATATCCAATGACAATGATAACAATGTTTTTGAAAACTTAACTGAGCCATTAATAGAAAAAATTGAGATTGATCCTGTATTAGATCTGATCTCTCAACAGATTATTCAGGTTTTTTCTAATATTCAACAGATTACTAATCCTTTTGAATTTGAAAATGGTGTTTTTCTTTTGTTAAGATGTATAGGTATTCATTCACTATATCAATATGACTCTAAAAACCAGGCTGGGAGAGGTGATGGATTTTTTATTATTGGCAATTTAGCTGTTATGTATGATTGTACATTAAGAGAACAATTTGAAGATTTCAAAAAAGATCAGATTGAAAATTATGTCAATAAAATTGATCAATCTCAAATCACTTTTGAGCTTAAAAAACCTAATGGTTCTACATACACGAAGACAGTTAAGATTGCTGGAAAAAATCGTCAGGTATGGATTATTACCAAGGGAAAATCAAGAGAAATTAGTGATTATGGAAATGTTAAAGTTAAGGAAATAGGAGTCAATGATTTAATTTGGCTCTTTAACATTCGGCTTCGTAGCAACATTATTGAAGAGGAAGATTTGTCATCAAATTTTTTGTCCTGTTTAGAAAAAATTGATTTTAAGAAATCTAATTAA
- a CDS encoding DUF2442 domain-containing protein, translating to MTTLMLETDPLATQIEVTDEKLIVNLVDGRSLIIPLSWYPRLLHATQKERENWEILGDGYAIAWDDLDEHIGIDGLLAGKSSGESDRSFKRWLITRQIS from the coding sequence ATGACTACTTTGATGCTTGAAACTGACCCCCTCGCTACCCAAATTGAAGTCACCGATGAAAAGTTAATCGTAAATTTGGTAGATGGGCGCAGTTTAATTATTCCTTTATCTTGGTATCCTCGCCTACTTCATGCAACTCAAAAAGAAAGAGAAAACTGGGAAATTTTGGGAGATGGTTACGCGATCGCCTGGGATGATCTTGATGAACATATTGGCATTGACGGTTTATTGGCAGGTAAATCTAGTGGGGAAAGCGATCGCTCTTTTAAGCGTTGGTTGATAACACGCCAAATTTCTTAA
- a CDS encoding DUF4160 domain-containing protein, which translates to MPTVCQVGPYNFIFFSSDKGEPPHIHVRRDRQLVKFWLQPISLSKNRGFKDHELNDILQLVETYEQTLLEAWHDYFDA; encoded by the coding sequence ATGCCTACCGTTTGTCAAGTCGGCCCTTACAATTTTATCTTTTTTAGTTCTGATAAAGGTGAACCACCCCATATTCATGTTAGACGCGATCGCCAATTAGTCAAATTCTGGCTTCAACCTATTTCTTTATCCAAAAATCGAGGTTTTAAAGATCATGAACTAAATGATATTTTACAATTGGTAGAAACTTACGAACAAACATTATTGGAGGCTTGGCATGACTACTTTGATGCTTGA
- the thiC gene encoding phosphomethylpyrimidine synthase codes for MRTEWVAKRQGDSNVSQMHYARQGLITEEMNYVAQRENLPADLIREEVARGRMIIPANINHTNLEPMAIGIASKCKVNANIGASPNSSNIDEEVAKLKLAVKYGADTVMDLSTGGGDLDVIRTAIIKASPVPIGTVPIYQVLESVHGSIENLTPDDFLHIIEKHAQQGVDYMTIHAGLLIEYLPLVKTRITGIVSRGGGIIAKWMLHHHKQNPLYTHFDEIIEIFKKYDVSFSLGDSLRPGCTHDASDDAQLSELKTLGKLTRRAWEHDVQVMVEGPGHVPIDQIEFNVRKQMEECSEAPFYVLGPLVTDIAPGYDHITSAIGAAIAGWHGTAMLCYVTPKEHLGLPNAEDVRNGLIAYKIAAHAADIARHRPNARDRDDELSKARYNFDWNRQFELALDPERAKEYHDETLPADIYKTAEFCSMCGPKFCPMQTKVDADMLEELEVFLAKDKELVAQS; via the coding sequence ATGCGTACAGAATGGGTTGCTAAACGCCAGGGTGACAGTAATGTTTCCCAGATGCACTATGCTCGTCAGGGTTTAATCACTGAGGAAATGAATTATGTTGCCCAACGGGAAAATTTACCGGCGGATTTGATCCGGGAAGAGGTAGCAAGGGGGCGCATGATTATCCCCGCCAATATCAACCATACCAATCTTGAGCCGATGGCGATCGGGATTGCCTCTAAGTGTAAGGTGAATGCCAATATTGGAGCCTCGCCCAATTCTTCTAATATTGATGAAGAGGTGGCAAAACTAAAACTGGCGGTTAAGTACGGAGCCGATACAGTGATGGATTTATCCACCGGCGGTGGCGATTTAGACGTGATTCGCACGGCTATTATTAAAGCGTCTCCTGTTCCCATTGGCACTGTTCCCATTTATCAAGTTCTGGAAAGTGTACATGGTAGCATCGAAAATTTAACCCCCGATGATTTTCTGCATATTATCGAAAAACACGCCCAGCAAGGTGTGGATTATATGACAATTCATGCGGGTTTATTAATTGAATATTTGCCTTTAGTTAAAACCCGAATTACAGGGATTGTGTCTCGTGGCGGCGGTATTATTGCTAAGTGGATGTTGCACCACCATAAACAAAATCCCCTTTATACCCATTTCGATGAAATTATCGAGATTTTTAAAAAGTACGATGTTTCTTTTAGTTTAGGTGATTCTTTGCGTCCTGGTTGTACCCATGATGCTTCGGATGATGCCCAATTGTCAGAGTTAAAAACTTTAGGAAAATTAACTCGTCGTGCTTGGGAGCATGATGTACAGGTTATGGTGGAAGGGCCTGGCCATGTCCCCATTGATCAAATTGAGTTTAATGTGCGTAAACAGATGGAGGAGTGTAGTGAGGCTCCTTTCTATGTGCTTGGCCCATTAGTCACCGATATTGCACCTGGTTATGACCACATTACTTCGGCCATTGGAGCGGCGATCGCGGGTTGGCATGGTACGGCGATGTTGTGTTATGTAACCCCGAAAGAGCATTTAGGTTTGCCTAACGCCGAAGATGTGCGAAATGGCTTAATTGCCTATAAGATTGCCGCCCACGCTGCCGATATTGCTCGTCATCGTCCTAATGCCCGCGATCGCGATGATGAATTATCAAAAGCTCGTTATAACTTTGATTGGAATCGTCAATTTGAGTTAGCGTTAGACCCCGAACGGGCTAAAGAATACCATGATGAAACCTTACCGGCTGACATTTATAAAACGGCGGAATTCTGCTCGATGTGTGGGCCGAAGTTCTGTCCGATGCAAACTAAAGTGGATGCGGATATGTTAGAGGAATTAGAGGTCTTTCTAGCAAAGGATAAGGAATTAGTCGCTCAAAGTTAA
- a CDS encoding MEKHLA domain-containing protein has protein sequence MTFPEPHANNNYLLDHIVLLQSSYRKLTGKEIGNLGLQGKDLAKAIFEAPFVVLSHDTRSDPIFTYANLTAQTLFEMDWSELTTLPSRRSAELPNQEERANLLATVTRQGYIENYAGVRISKTGRRFMVQEATVWNLIDEQKKYHGQAAMFSRWQYLSSP, from the coding sequence ATGACTTTTCCTGAGCCTCATGCTAACAATAACTATCTCTTAGACCATATTGTTTTACTGCAAAGTAGTTATAGAAAATTGACGGGCAAAGAGATCGGTAATCTAGGGTTGCAAGGAAAAGATCTAGCAAAAGCCATTTTTGAAGCTCCCTTCGTCGTCCTTTCCCATGACACTCGTTCCGATCCGATTTTTACCTATGCCAATCTAACAGCTCAAACTCTTTTTGAAATGGACTGGTCAGAACTTACCACCTTGCCCTCTCGGCGATCGGCAGAACTTCCTAATCAAGAAGAACGGGCTAATCTACTAGCAACCGTTACTCGCCAGGGTTATATCGAAAATTATGCAGGAGTACGTATTTCTAAAACTGGTCGTCGCTTTATGGTTCAAGAAGCAACGGTTTGGAATTTGATTGATGAGCAAAAAAAGTATCATGGTCAAGCTGCAATGTTTAGTCGTTGGCAATACCTAAGCTCTCCCTAA
- the dusB gene encoding tRNA dihydrouridine synthase DusB, with protein MILMQLSSEQQQKLAAPLKIGNITLNSRVFQSPLSGVTDLVFRSLVRRYAPESMLYTEMVSATEIHHLQQLPQVMEIEPQEQPISIQLFDCRPDFMAEAAQKAVAEGAKTIDINMGCPVNKITKKGGGSSLLRQPVIAQAIVKTVVEAVSVPVTVKTRLGWNEQEINILDFAKGLEDAGAAMVTVHGRTRAQGYNGSACWDWIRRVKAVLTIPVIANGDIFSVEAAIACLAETGADGIMCSRGTLGYPFLVGEIEYFLKTGETLPTKSPIQRLQCAKDHLHHLWEYKGERGIFQSRKHLAWYCKGFVGATELREQVFQIRSVAEGENLLDRAIATLQNHPNCG; from the coding sequence ATGATCCTAATGCAACTTTCTTCTGAGCAACAGCAAAAACTAGCTGCCCCCTTGAAAATTGGCAATATCACCCTTAACAGCCGCGTTTTTCAATCTCCTCTATCTGGCGTAACCGATTTGGTCTTTCGGAGTTTGGTGCGACGCTATGCCCCCGAATCAATGCTTTATACCGAGATGGTAAGTGCTACGGAAATTCATCATCTTCAGCAACTTCCCCAGGTGATGGAAATTGAACCTCAAGAACAACCGATTAGTATTCAATTGTTTGATTGCCGTCCCGATTTTATGGCCGAAGCGGCTCAAAAAGCAGTGGCAGAGGGAGCCAAAACCATTGATATTAATATGGGCTGTCCTGTCAATAAAATTACGAAAAAGGGGGGCGGTTCTTCCTTACTCCGTCAGCCTGTGATCGCCCAAGCGATTGTTAAAACCGTTGTAGAGGCAGTATCGGTTCCAGTGACAGTGAAAACTCGTTTGGGGTGGAACGAGCAAGAAATTAATATTTTAGATTTTGCGAAGGGGCTAGAGGATGCTGGTGCGGCGATGGTGACGGTACATGGACGAACTCGCGCCCAGGGCTATAATGGCTCGGCTTGCTGGGATTGGATTCGACGGGTTAAGGCGGTTCTGACGATTCCAGTCATTGCCAATGGTGATATTTTTTCAGTGGAAGCCGCGATCGCCTGTTTAGCGGAAACAGGGGCAGATGGCATTATGTGTTCACGGGGAACCCTGGGCTATCCTTTTTTAGTCGGAGAAATTGAATATTTTTTAAAAACAGGGGAAACTCTACCTACAAAATCTCCGATTCAACGTTTGCAATGTGCTAAAGACCATTTACATCATCTTTGGGAATATAAGGGAGAACGGGGTATTTTCCAGTCTCGTAAGCATTTAGCTTGGTATTGCAAAGGCTTTGTAGGAGCAACCGAGTTACGGGAACAGGTTTTTCAGATCCGGTCTGTCGCCGAAGGGGAAAATTTGCTTGATCGGGCGATCGCAACTCTACAAAATCATCCCAATTGCGGTTAA
- a CDS encoding transposase: protein MQLCQRLEQILENLRPAFSREATYQWFILLAWGVVLNSQPSAITSYVNALGLTESYYHQALHWFESKAFNVKGLTLGWSKWVSQHENLYRIKEKRVYVGDGIKVGKEGRKMPGVKRLHQESGNVAKPEWIRGHYFNALSVLVGAGKACFALPLVLRLDDGIKSKATAKEGKKGSKKEKTTLVTKMGELCTTYAEAGSYVILDAYFACGAVLKSFRQNALHLITRVRCSTVAYAPFSSVPTLRGKGRPRLWGSSIKLESLFALVEDFPTAKVWLYGQQVSVSYQCFEFHWG, encoded by the coding sequence ATGCAACTATGTCAGCGACTAGAGCAAATCCTAGAGAATCTCCGTCCCGCCTTTAGCCGAGAAGCAACGTACCAATGGTTTATCCTATTAGCCTGGGGAGTAGTGCTCAACAGCCAACCGAGCGCAATAACAAGCTATGTCAATGCCTTAGGGTTAACAGAGAGCTACTACCATCAGGCACTACATTGGTTTGAATCCAAGGCATTTAACGTCAAAGGACTGACCTTGGGATGGTCGAAGTGGGTAAGTCAGCATGAAAATCTATATCGAATCAAGGAAAAACGAGTGTATGTGGGGGATGGAATCAAAGTGGGGAAAGAAGGGCGCAAGATGCCAGGGGTAAAACGACTACACCAAGAATCCGGAAATGTGGCGAAGCCAGAATGGATAAGGGGGCATTACTTCAATGCCTTGAGTGTTTTGGTGGGAGCAGGAAAAGCCTGCTTTGCCTTGCCCTTAGTGTTGCGGCTAGACGATGGCATCAAGTCCAAAGCAACGGCAAAGGAAGGGAAAAAAGGCAGCAAAAAAGAGAAGACTACTCTAGTCACGAAAATGGGGGAGCTTTGCACTACCTACGCAGAGGCGGGAAGCTATGTGATTTTGGATGCTTACTTCGCTTGTGGAGCAGTGCTCAAAAGTTTTCGCCAAAATGCCTTGCATCTCATCACCCGAGTGCGTTGCTCTACAGTGGCATATGCTCCCTTTTCTTCCGTTCCGACCTTGAGGGGGAAAGGACGACCACGGCTTTGGGGGAGTTCAATAAAACTAGAAAGCCTGTTTGCTCTTGTGGAGGATTTTCCCACCGCTAAAGTCTGGCTCTATGGTCAACAAGTCTCCGTTTCTTATCAGTGCTTTGAGTTCCACTGGGGATGA
- the arsS gene encoding arsenosugar biosynthesis radical SAM protein ArsS (Some members of this family are selenoproteins.), translating into MPSQCTSTFIPFEKKLKTPLTKQKITVLQINLGKRCNQTCNHCHVEASPQRREEISPEVCEQLITLIQQFPQIKVVDLTGGAPEMLYGFKALVEIARKKEKQVIVRSNLTIYFETGFTDIPEFCAQNQVKIVASLPCYLADNVDKMRGQGVYQKSIQALQWLNRLSYSHDTNLVLDLVYNPPIPEGENFSLTPDQKSLEQDYKIYLKKQFNIQFNHLLTITNLPIGRTRFFLENRRLYQSYLQFLAANFNDHTLEHLMCRQELSIDHLGNIYDCDFNQMENLAAKQSNGQSLTVEDLLNAGTLDLIEEIRTAPFCYGCTAGSGSSCGGALL; encoded by the coding sequence ATGCCATCTCAATGTACCTCGACTTTCATTCCTTTTGAAAAAAAATTAAAAACTCCCCTCACTAAACAGAAAATTACTGTTCTGCAAATTAATTTAGGTAAACGCTGCAATCAAACCTGTAATCATTGTCATGTGGAAGCTAGTCCCCAACGGAGGGAAGAAATTTCGCCAGAGGTTTGTGAGCAATTGATTACTCTCATTCAACAATTCCCACAAATTAAAGTTGTTGATCTAACGGGAGGTGCCCCTGAAATGCTCTATGGTTTTAAAGCCTTAGTAGAAATAGCCAGAAAGAAAGAAAAACAGGTAATTGTTCGATCTAATTTAACCATTTATTTTGAAACAGGATTTACCGATATTCCCGAATTTTGTGCTCAAAATCAAGTCAAAATTGTGGCTTCTCTTCCCTGTTATTTAGCTGATAATGTTGATAAAATGCGGGGCCAAGGGGTTTATCAAAAATCAATTCAAGCGTTACAATGGTTAAATCGGTTAAGCTATAGTCACGACACCAATCTAGTTCTTGATCTAGTGTATAACCCTCCGATTCCTGAAGGAGAGAATTTTTCTCTAACCCCTGATCAGAAAAGTCTAGAGCAAGATTACAAAATCTATTTAAAAAAGCAGTTTAATATCCAATTTAATCATCTTTTGACTATTACCAATTTACCCATTGGCCGCACCCGCTTTTTCTTGGAAAATCGTCGTCTTTACCAGTCTTATCTCCAATTTTTAGCGGCTAACTTTAATGACCATACCCTAGAGCATTTAATGTGTCGTCAAGAACTTTCTATTGATCATCTTGGCAATATTTATGACTGTGATTTTAACCAAATGGAAAATTTAGCGGCGAAGCAATCCAATGGTCAATCTTTAACGGTTGAGGATCTTCTTAACGCCGGAACCCTAGATCTCATTGAGGAAATTCGCACGGCTCCCTTTTGCTATGGTTGTACGGCGGGAAGTGGATCGAGTTGTGGTGGTGCTCTACTATAA